The Camelus dromedarius isolate mCamDro1 chromosome 17, mCamDro1.pat, whole genome shotgun sequence DNA window GCCCACCAGGATCTCATGCTGCGGCACGGCTGGCGCACGGGTGCCATCATCCCAGAACTGGAGCGTGAGATTCGCATCATCAACACGGAGCAGTACATGCACTCACTGACGTGGCAGCAGGCGCTTACCGGGCTGCTGGAGCGCATGCAGGTGCGGGGGCGGCTGATCGTCTGCAGGGAGGCACAGGGGCGGCCGCCTGGGTGCACAAACCCAGCACGCACCTTGTCTCTCCTAGACCTACCAGGACGCCGAGTCGCGGCAGGTGCTGGCTGCCTGGATGAAGGAGCGGCAGGAGCTGAGGTAAGcaggtggggcctgggcaggagtcccagccccgccccctccagaGTCCCCCTCCTGAGTGCCCGTGTTCCCCTCTGCAGGTGCATCACCAAGGCCCTGTTCAACGCCCAGTTTGGGAGCATCTTCCGCACCTTCCACAACCCCACCTACTTCTCACGGCGCCTGGTGCGCTTCTCTGACCTCTACATGGCCTCTCTCAGCTGCCTGCTCAACTACCGCGTGGACTTCACCTTCTACCCCCGCCGCACACCCCTGCAGCATGAGGCACCGCTCTGGATGGACCAGCTCTGCACTGGCTGCATGAAGACACCCTTCCTTGGTGACATGGCCCACATCCGTTGAGGGCACCTTTATTGTCTGTCTGGACCAGGCCCAGTCCCTCCTGTCCTGCCCACTCTGGGCAATAAAAGCCATCTCTCTCCTGCTTGTTCCTCTGCTTCAGTCCCAGCCACATCACTTGACCGCGAGGATCCTCTGGGTGTCGGGGCAGTCCTCCTCCAGGAGCGAGTCCTGCGGGGAGGACTGTTAGTGCCTGGGCCGAGACCAGGCCTGGGTCCACTTTCCCAACTCCCCTGCCTCCAACACTCACGTCAAAGGGCTCACAAAAGGCATCTGGGCTACCGAAGACCGGGTTAGGGACAGAGACCAGGGTTGGGCTGGTCCCTTTTTGCCAGGGGGAGAAGTCATCAGCAGCGTCGTCTTCCACCTGGCAAGAGGGGTGAGTAGTGAGGGGCCTCAAACAAGATCAGTGGGCCCAGACCCCCACCAACTCCATCAGGCCCCCACCCAACCTACCTGGAAGGCAGAGAAGCCAAAGCCTGTGGCCCTGCCTCTGGCGCGGAGGTAGAGGGCTCCGGCCACCAGGCCAAGGAGTGCTCCAGCAGCTACCACAGCCCCCACACCTGCTGCCACAGGTGGGGCCTCAGGTGCTACCACTGCCCGCTGCAAACAAGGAGAGCATCAAGGACCTTTCCAGAGCAGTCCCCTCACCCCCTGCAGCTCCGCCCCCAGCCAACTCACGGGCTGTGGGGGTGCCAGGAGGGGGCTGGCCAAAGCATGGATGATGCCATTGAAGGCCACGATGTCCCACATGATGACACGGCTAACTGCAACTGCTCCTGGGACCTGTAGGGAGACCAGTCAGGCCCAGAAGGTGAGTGAGGACTAGGgccagcaggggaggggcagccacCAGACTCACCACAGGGGCCCAGGAACTGTTGTCGGGGCCCACACTACTGATGACGAGGCTGAGGCCCGAGTGGGCAGGAAGCAAGGTGCCCTGGCTGGCATTGGTGCTCAGGAAGGTGGTGTTGGAGGCGTGCAGCTCCAGGTCTGGGCCACTCAGCGTCTGGGCAAAGCAGGGCCTTGTTGGCCTGGGCCAGACGGAGCAGTTGGGCCCTGCTTTGCCCACGCCCCCTGTTAGTTACCATATTGTCCACAAAGCCTTCATTGACAGGAACAAAGAGTGTCTTATAGGTGAGCTCGTCATTCAGGAAATCCAGAAAGTCGAGACCCCTCTGGGTAGCATTGGCGTATTCCAGTAGCATCTGGGAGAGTGGGAAGACAGGGTTGTGGGTGGGCTCCCTCCCCACGGATCCCAGCTACCCAACACCCCCTGAGGCTGGGCTCCTGCACACCCCATAGAAGGTGGAGAAGTTGGCAGTGGTGGCCAGTACATCAAGCAGCTTCCCATTGCACACACTGGTTCCATCCCCCACAAAGCCATCACGACAGCGGCAAGCCACGTCTGCAAGAAAGGTGGCTCAGTGGGTTGGTAGGTCAGTGAGCAGGGACAGCAGGGACGGGCGTGGTGGGTGGCTGCACCTTGCACACGGTAGCAGTAGGCATCCCAGCGCTCTGACAGGTTCTTCCGGGCACCCAGGCTGACCACGCCCACCTGACCATCACCGCAGTCTGCCGCGGGGAAAATGACGGGGTGGGCAGCCGAGCCATTGGCCAGCCAGCCCACAAGGCAGAGGTGGAGGCCCAGCTATGGAGGCAGAAGGGGATGCTGAGACCCAAGGCCCAACTCAAGGGGTCCCCCACAGGCTTGGCTTCAGACTCCTGGGCCCCATGCACCTGCTGGGCAGCAGAAAGCTGAGGGAGAGAAGCAAGGTCAGCCCCTTGGGCCCTACAAGCTGCCTCCGCCTCTGAGAAGTTCAGGCTGTACGGGCCACTGGTGGCCTGGAGGTGGAAGACACCAGCTCGTTTCTCTGCAGAAGGGAGGGGCGCGTGGTCAGTGGGCTGGCACCAAGGTAAAGCAAGGGTGCTGAGAGTGGGCAGGGAAGCACACCCTGGAAGTGCAGGTCCGTGCACACGGCATCCACATGACACGGTGGGGGCTGGTCCAGGCAGCGGTCCACAGGCGGCTCGGGCTCCTCCAGACAGTGCAGTCCGTCACCCACATAGCCGGCATGGCACACACAGCGTCGGGTGTTCTGGGACAGGAGAGCAGGTAAGCCCCCTTCAGGGACTGGGACAGCTGCTTTTGGGGGGCCTCCCCACCTAGCTGCTTGGCTCCCTGCCTGCTCACCGGTCCTGTGTTCAGGCAGTCTGCATGCTCGCTGCAGCCTCCACGGTGGCCGTCCTCACAGGGATTGCGGGCCCGGCAGCTCCAGCCGTCACCTTCATAGTCAGGTAGGCAGGTGCAGGCGACTCTGGTGCCTACCTGGCTGCAGTTGGCGTGCTCACTGCAGCCACCACGCCCATCCTGGCACAGGTTCACCactggagggcagggagaggtaGTTGGGCCAGGtgacaggagaggaggggagtggggccTCCCACCTCACACCCCGTCCACCTGCTCACCTGTACACGTGTAGCCGTCCCCTTCATAGCCCAGGCTGCACTCACAGCTGTTGCCCACGCGGCACACGGCCTGGGGTGCGCAGGGTGGGGCACACACGGGCTGCAGCTCTGTCCCCCAAGGCCCACCCCACATATCCAGATTAGTGGCTGCCTTCCTGGGGTCCTCCCCCACCTGAGGGTGCAGCTGGGGCATGCACTGGTGTGTGCGAGTATGTCCAAGTGTGCAGGGTAGGCACAAGCACAAGGCCCACTTACCCAGCTGCACCTCACAGCGTGGCCCAGTCCAGCGCTCATCACAGAAGCAGGAGCCAGAGCCCCCAAGGCCTTCATCACAGCGGCCATGGGAGGTACAGCTGCAGGCTGAGGAGACGGACAGGCAGGGGGACTGTTGGCATGTGGGTCAAGGGAATCGCGAGCAGCGTAGGGCAGGGTGGATGGAGCAAGACAGCTAACCTTGGCAAAGGGGCCCAAAGGCACCCGGAGCGCAGAGTTCACACGCTGTCCCAGCAAACCCTGGACGGCACCTACAATACCCGGTGCCACTCATGCCGTCCATGCACACGCCATGGTCACTACAGGGGCTGCTGGCACCGCCAGGGCAAGCTAGGGGACAGGGTAGAAGAAGTGAGGTGAGGCAGGGCGCTTGTCAGGACCCCAACAGGTGCATCCCCAGCCCAACCACATCATCCATCCTCCACCCAAGTCCCCACGCTGCTAAGAACTCTCCAGGTCCCTGTGCCCTGGAGAACACCCAGACCCTTGGTGTAGGAGCTGGCACCATCAACACACCCACCCCAGCTCTTAAGAGTGTTTTCTCTGGGTAAAATCCACTCACCCCTGCCCCAAACCTGCGCCAGCCCTTGACCACCCCGACACCCTTTCTGAGGCACAATGGCCAGAGCTGTGCCCGTGGCTGTCTTGAGAGCTAAAGGAGCCAGTCAGCGTCTCCAGCCTCAGGACGCTCACCTCGGCACTCGCTGCCATAGTGGCCAGGGCAGCAGCTGGGCTTCCAGGTTGTGGTGACACAGTTGCGGTAGCATCCCCTGCCCAGGCCTTGGGGCTGACCCCAGTGGCTGGGCCGGGCCCAAACACTACGCAGTGCCAAGGAGTGCAGCGGAGGAGACgtccagaactttgagaaatagCGCCAGCAGGCCTCGGGGCTGCCCTGGGCCAAGAGGAATCAGGCTGAATGCCTGAGTTTGGTGgtccctgggccctgccccaccctcaacCCTCCCCAGCTCACAGCCCCTTACCTGCTCCTGTGAGCCCTCAGGACAGGGTGGTTCCAGCCCACAAATGCTGCAAATTTTCTGGAAAGAAGGGAGGCCAAAACATAGCAAGGTCAAGTAGTTGGACAGGACAGGTGGGCTTAGGCCCCTCCCCATCCACCTCTGGCCTGTGACCTCCCTCACCAGCCACAAAGGCCGAGTCTCAAAGCGGTCACAGCGGGCACCAAGACCAGGTGGCTCCAACAGCTGGTCAATGCCATAGGCCAGGCCACCCTCAAAGGGCAGGTGCCGCTGAACAATTCGGGCGTCTTCCTCTCCCACGGTGAGCTCACCCTGCAGGTGGAAGATGTGGGGGTACATGAGGGTCACAGGTGTACTGCAGCCCCCCACCACTGCCAGggctcctgcctcctgcttccctcaTTCAATCTTTCTCCCCAGACTCACCGGCCGGGCACGGCTGCAAGAGAAGGAGATGGGGGTCCCATGCATGGTGCGCAGTGGGCCCAGGTTGGGCAGGTCAGATGCCAAGGCCTGAGCAGATGGAGCCACAGTTGGAGCTGGGTGGGCTGGCTGGGTGGCAGGCAGTGGGGACCAAGGTCTGGGGGTGTGCCCACCTCGATGTTGCGGATCACGTGGCCCCGCAGAATGGCTGCCAGCTTGTCACGGTGGTCCTCATGGTACAGCCAGACCTGGCGATCAGGAGGCAAGGCTCGCAGGGCGGAGTCTGTGGGCCATAGCATTGTGAGAGGCCTATGGGATGAATCTCGAAGCAGGGGCAGGAGGCCAGCCATCTGGTGGGACAGAGCAGATGTGTGGCAGTCAGCCCAGTCAGAGACTGGTGGGCAGATGGAGGGGGCTGACTACAGAGACCAGGCAGGGGTTCCAGGGACCCAGGTGACATTCCCACTGGCCACACTGTAGCCATCCCAGGCAAGAATACATGGACACACATGCATGTTGTCAGCTATGTAAGCACACATAAATGCACCCTTGTGCTCCACAGATTCTCATGGACACAGTCTGTGCATATAGATGTGCTCACACAGGCAGGTGTGCACAGACAGGTGAGTGCATACATTGACAGTCACCTGCATAGACACACTGGCATGTGCACATTTGCACACACTCTCACATGCAGTAGTACCGTAACAAGGCCGCTGAAGATCTTGTAACCGAAGCTCTCGGCAGCAGCGGTGATGTTTCTCTGGAGACAGAAACTCGTGAGCAGTGAGGTCAGACAGGATAGCAGGAtcccaggcccccagctcccaggcctgCACCCAGGGTCATACCCGTGGGGTGGGAGCCATGTCAGGCTCCCAGTGCAGGGCTTCAGGTGGCAGCAGGATGCGGTCGAGGAAGTGCAGGACACCGTTCACTGCCTCGTGGTCACTGCTCACCACGCGCGCGAAGTCATTGATGTAAACGctgccctggggggtggggggaccagtACTGAATGAAGAGATTAGTGGGGTGCTTGTGAGCTGTGGGCGGGGCCTGAGGCAGGGGCAGAGCCTGGGTTGGGCAAGTCTCGTGGCAAGAAGGCGGGGTCAAGGCAGAGGGAGGTCTTGCCTCCCACCAAGACTTGGTTGGTGGGTGCGGCACCGGCACGGGGCCAGGCTGGGAAGTCCTGAGCCCAGCACCGGCCCGTTGTAGTGAGTGGGATCTGGGGCCAGACCCATGTCCCTTTCATTCTTTGCCCTGGCCATGGGAAGGtgagaggattctaaaggcatGGGGACAAGGGCTCAGGCCTTGAAAGCACCTGAGTGCTGGGTCTGTGGACGGCTCATGTCAGGGGTGGGGACTGGGCCCACCTCCCTCTCGTTGAAGCGCAGGGGGTGCCCGGAGAGTGTGGTGGCATAACCCGCCTCCAGCAGCTCTTGGCTCCGCAACTGCCGGCAACCGACCACGTGGTATCGGAACACCAGTTGGCGATTTGCGCGAATCCGAGCCAGCTCATCCTGGAGTAGGGATCGTGAGGGTACAGGGGGGCTGTGACTGCCCCTCTGCCCAGGCAGTGCCCATCCCTCCCCAGCCTTGCTTCAGGGGCTGAGTTACCTGTGACAGGTTGGCCATTAAATCTGCATGAGGCACGAAGATTGTGAAAGGCCCTTCCCCCTTGAGCTCCTTGTATTcctggtgggggagaggggaataCTCTGAGTGGAAGAAGGGCAACCTGGGACCAACTAGGGCTTCCACTGATCTTTCAGGAAAGATCTGGACTCAGAAACCAAACCAGCTAGTTCTCTGACCAAAGGAGACTATCAAGGcccagagacagggaggaggTGCAGGTCAGCGAGGCCCCAGGTGAACCAAGGAAGCGAGGCCAGCCGGTCACTCACCAGTAGGTGGAGGCTGAAGAATGAGGCATGCTTGTCCCGAAGGAgctcctggggcaggggaggcaagGGTCAGCTCAGATTTTGATTGGCCCCCATTCAGGGCTGGTGCCTGTCCCAGCACCTGTAGCCCAAGGTCTGGCCAAGGCAGAGACGAAGAAAGGAAAGCCAGGGTGGTCTGAGCACAGGTCAGGCCCAGAGTGGAATTGGGTCAGGCTCTGGGTCATGTTCAGGGTCAGGATCAGGATCAAATCTGGGGTCTTAACCATTATCATGGGTCAGCCCCATGGGGGGCACTGCCAAGGCTGGGTCAGGGATTCTACTTGGGTGTCATTACCAGGCCGACTCGGGCACGGCAGGTGAAGCCATCACCCACGGTGTGGGCTGCACTGCAGGTGCACGTCCTCTGGCCGTCCCCTGTGCTTTTGCACACGGCGTAGGGGCTGCAGCCTCCGTTGTTCTGAGTCACGGACAGGAGAGAGAGGTCAGTGACTCCTAGGACTCCTCTGCCCCAACCCTGCCACCACCCGCCCTGGGGAAAGGGCCATGAAGTTCTCTGTCCAACCCCCAAAACTCTGTCTTACTAATCAGTCAGCTTGAGCTTGTGCTGAGGGTAGTTCACCCTTCAGAGGCCCTTAGGACCCTGCTTGGGGTGAGGAGGGCCGGCTCCTGCACCAGTCCCCTCCCTCTGTGaaactgggtggggcctgggggtcTGACCTGGGAGCAGGGGTCCAGGAGCTCACAGGTCCGGATGCCGTCCCCACTGTAACCCTCACGGCAGCTGCAGGAGACCTATCCCAAATCATAATCAGTGGGGCTGCTAGGACCCAAGAGTGGGCCCACTGCCTGGGTAGGAGCACCCCCTCCCTGGGTCCGGTCTGAGGAGGGCCGCGCCCTATGAGGGAGTGGCACAGCCCTGTTGTGCTGACCTGCTGGGGGCCTGTGGGGATACAGTCAGCGTGCGTGTGGCAGCCCCCGTGGTGGATGAGACAGCCATTAACTTCTGAGGGAAGAGACACTGGGGTGAGGAGCGGCCCTTGGCGGCCCCCTCTGTTCATCTGTCCATGCAGGTACTCTTCCCCTACCCTCTGAGCACCCTCAGTCCCGCAGCCTGTGTGCCCCTCAGCCCTTTCTAGTCCAACGCAGATCAATGAAGCCAGACCCACAACCCTGAATACACCCCAGTGGGGGACCCCAGCCTCACCCTGGCACAGCTCCCCGTCGCCTGTGTAGCCATCCAAGCACGTGCATGTCCGCTGACCAGGAGCCACCTTGGTACAGTTGGCGTGGGGGGAGCAGCCCCCGCGGTCATGGGCACAGGGGTCCACCTCTAGGAGTAGACCATCCCACAGAGTTGTGAGCAGCAGGTGAGGGACAGAGTAGGACAGGGGAGGAGagcatggaagaaaggaaaagatcagAGAGACCCAAAAGGGGACAGGGATAGAAATGGACCTAAAGCGAGTGGAGGGGCAGTGTGGAGAAATCCACCCCAACATTTCAGGGGCCCTGGGGCATTGGTGTGGCTGGACCTGAACAGGAGATGCCGTTGCCTGAGTACCCCGCGGCACAGACACAGGCAGGGGCTGCAGCTGAGTCCCGGATGCAGCTGGGAGGGACGGGACGGATGGCAACAATTTAGTCTGTGTCTGTCCAGCCCCTGCCCTAACCCCAGTCCCTCCACCCACttgcccacctgccccaggcGGAGCTCACTCACTTGGCGTTGGGGTCACACTTCTGTGGGCACTGAGGACCAGTGATTTCTGTGGGGGTAGGAGGATCGTTCTGATCATTCAGACCACGGAACTGCCTCCCCAGGAATCACCCGTCTCCCTCTTGGGGCTGCTCCTCACTCTGGTCACAGCGGAGGCCGTGCCAACCCGCGTTGCAGACACAGCTACCGTCTCCTCGAAGCCCCTCCAGACACAGCCCATGGGCACAGTCACACACTGGGAGCAGAACAAGGGAGGACAGGAGTTACCCGGTGTCCGTCCTGCCCCTGCTGCAGTGTTTCCACAGCTGCTGTCCTCTGCCAGCTTGCCCACcattcctgccccctccccagccctcacctccagtgcAGTTGGCCCCATAGCGGCCCAGCTCACACATCTCACAAGCCGTTCCGTGGAAGCCCTCGTGGCAGCGGCACTCCCCACTGCCCAGGAGCCTGTCCTGGCACTGCCCGTGGCCTGAGCACACACCGCCCAGCCCCCCTGGGCACGGCTCACAGAGTGTGCCAAAGAAGCCAGGGCAGCAGTCAGGCACCTGTGGGAGGGGTGCAAGGAGAGGCCCAGCACAGGCTAGGACAGATGTCAGGGGGCAGGGAGATGGCGGGGGTCAAGGGAAGGCATCTGGGGGCCACAGAGCCATCGAAACAAAGCAAGTTGGGCCCAGGGAAATGTAGCCCGCCTTCCACAAGCCTCTCCATGGCAGGGCCGAGGAAACAGACTCAAGGAGGGAAGGGCTATGCCAGGCCCCAcagtgaggggcagagctgggccctgTTGCTTCCCACAGGGTTTAGCTGATGGTATCAGCTCCAGGCtgagcccctttctctctctccccatccccatcccctggAGGTCTGACCTcagccctctttcccttccccttcctccaggcctTTGCTTCCCTGGCCTCACCatagtcccagctctgcctctgcccttgaaACCCCACCCAggctcctgccctgggcccctaCTCTCGCCTCCTCCCTGGTTAAAGACTTGGATTTGGGGGTTGCTTCAGGACAAACCTGGATCTTCTTGGCACACGTGTAAGAACAACCCCGGGAGAAAGAGTAACCAGATCGGTAGACACAGCTCTTCTTGGGGGTGTCCTGAAAATGGGGACGGGCGGGAGGGCTCAGCCAGTGGCTTAGGTAGGAGCAAGGCAGTGAATGGGGAGACAGACTCCAGGTATCAGTGGGTGAGACAGacgagtaggagagtaggagtcAAGGAAGGACCAAGACAGACAGACCTGATGAGGAGAGGGTGGCCAGGACCCGGGCGTGGGCCGCAGGGTCACCGGCCTCCTGGCTTCTACCAGGGAAGTCATGTGGCCCACACCGTTCCAGGTCCCCATGCCTGGGTGAGCAGACCTGGGCACAGTGAGAGCAGGGGAAGCAGATGGAGTTACGTGAAGCCCCGCCTCACCTCTAGCTGGTAGCCCTGAGTGCAGCGGAATTTCCGGCTGCAGTTGACACATTTCTcctgggcaggggaaggggacagAGCGTCAGGTAGTCCCGGAGCAGGGGCCCCCACACCCATCTTCTTTCCCCCCAGGACCAGCTAACAGCTCGCCCACCCCTGACTAAGTGCCCCTCCCACCAGCCAGGCCAGCTCTTAacttcccactgccctcccccagccccagcatctTACCCGCAGGGCCTCTGCATGGCTATGCAGGCAGCGGCTGGAGCCCACCGTCAGGACCCCTGAAAGTCCGAATAGAGAGCGGCCAGGggcccccagcacagggcctTCCAGTGGCACGTGGTTCACCTCGGGCtgggggggcagggcaggaggctgaACCACACCCCCCACAGTGCCCTCACTCTGGGGGCTAGAGGCCAGGGAGGCACTCCAGGGCTGGGGGTATCTTCACAGACAGGGGTCCCCCAGGATGGGCCGTCCCTGGAGCAGGTGGGGGAACTCCCGAGATAAGTGGTATTCAAGAGAGGGTGCCTGAGGTAGGGTCTCCTTGCCCCCTCAACCAACCTGGCCACTATGGTTGTAGAAGACAAGCCAGTGGGCAGGGCCCAGGAGGGAGTTGCGATGTCCTCCCCTCCGCAGAGCTTCCATGGAGAGCGCCTCCCCCAGGATCACGTGGTGTCGCACTACATCCACGTCctagagaggggaggagaagctCAGGGGCTCTAGGACTACCGAGTGCCCTGCACAGTGCGTTCTGCCCACCGTGGCCCTTTGCTGTGGGATgggaggctccccctcccccttcagtGGCCCCTGTCTAGGTGATCTCACCAGGCTGCTGCTGTTGGCCTGGGCCTCCAGAGAGCGGTTTGTTGGCACGAAGATGGTGTAGGCAGTGGCGGCCTCAATCTGGGGCACCAGCTTGTGGCGCtagaggcagggggcagggatgggCATAATCGCCTTCCATCCTGACCCTGGGAGCCAGCCAACTCTGGCAGCACCTGGGAGAGGGCACCCCGACCAGGCACTCACTACCCCCTCCACCTCTTGTCCTTACCTGCAGCAGCTCCCGGAAGAGATGGAAGGCAGGCACTGAGTCCAGCTGCTGCAGCAACCCCTGCCCACTGAGCACATCCCCTCTCGAAGGCAGTAAGACCTGGAACGGAGCGTGGGGGCTGGTCGGGACATCATGGCCTCTCGGCATGCCTAGGAAGTTCCCTGCATATACACCCCTCCAGCCATACCTGGCTGAGAATGTGTAGGACACCATTGGTGGCAAGGAGGTCAGCCACGTCCACACTGGCATTCTGCACCCAGACCCTCTGGAAGGCAGCAGGCAGAGTCACGTATACACTTAAGAATGCGTGCACCAACAGAGAGGCTGCTGGGCACACAGGTACCCACTAgtggccccagcctggcccagatTCAGGACCTAACAGATGGGCACACAGACCCTCACTAAGGCCCATGCATGAGAGGGAGGGACAGGTGTACACATGCAAAGATGGACAGACAACCCTGGCAGGGGAGTCACTCTGGTCCAAAGACACTACCCAGCAACAAATGTCTCCTGAGCACATTCTCTGAGCTCAGCCCTGGGCAGGGTGAGGGGACCCAAGCTCAGCGCTGGGGACCCTGGGTTGAGAAGCCTGTAGCCACTTGAGTGCCCCCATGCCTCATAAGGCCCCCTCTTCTGCCCAGAGTTCACCACGTACCCCACTGATATTGTGAATCTCCCAGCGCGTGGTGGGGCTCAGGGTGGCCACACTCTGCCCATCCAGCCTGGCCAGCTCCTCCTCGGAGAGGGCACCCTGGAGAAAATGGGCCCTGAGGGGGCACAGTTTGGAGGGGCCATAGAACCAGGTTAGTGTACCCTGCAGAAAACCCTAGAACTAGGATCCACCCTGAAATGTGGACAAAGGCCAGGCTAAGAACCTCTGGGGACAGGTTGGGTCTTGCACAAAAGCCCCCCTCCCAGGGTCCAGCCCCAGTTACTCACCTGACCAGTTGTGGCAGCATCCTTGGCTGCAGCCAGAAGGCCTGGTCCTCAGGGCTCAGCCTACGGATGGCAGACTCTGAGGGCACCAGGGCTGTGACTCGGCTGTCAGCAGGAAGAGTGATGCCGGCACCCTGTGCACATGGGATGTAGCAGGACGGGAGGAGTGATGAGGGCAGCCGCCACGTGAGACTACATCTCCCAGCTTCCAAGCCTACCTTCCACTATCTCCAGCTCTTAGAGCTATTCTGTGGGCTCCTGGATTTGAGCCCCCAGTCCCAGCACTCTGCCCTATCCTACCTTGATCCACTGGTAGAAGACAGAGAAGTGGGCATTTGCCTCCAGCTCCTGAGGGGAGGGAAAGAACTGAGGTCACTGATCTAGGGACAAAccctccccccactcctcccAGGACCCCGAGCACTGCCCCTTCCCACGAGTATATGAAAGGACTCCTCCCCAAGCAGAGGGAACCACTCACCTGAAAGATGTCTCCGTAGCAGCTGAAGCCATCACCCCCATAGCCAGGAGGGCACGTGCAGACCCGCTGACCTCCCCCAACTGCCCGGCAGGTGGCCTGGGGGTGGGACAGAGAGACACAGCCTCCATGCAGCGGCCATATGGCCAGCACGCATCCCCCACCTCCTATTTACCCTTGTTGCCCATCCTCCTACTGTTTGCTTGTCCAGCCACCCGTCCCCACCATCTGTCTCCCCATTCATCCTGTCTGCATTCAGTTTGCTCCTTTGGTGCGCCTGGCCCTGCTCTCCAAGACCACTTAGCATTTGACATGAGTTACCCAACCCCATTATGAAAGATGGGTCAGGGAAGCCCAGGGCTGTGGGAGCACACAGGAGGCCCCTAG harbors:
- the STAB1 gene encoding stabilin-1 isoform X2; this encodes MVGPRGCLLLCLLALCLAGSSFITGQKVQSRHCDVKTKFVTHVPCTPCSAIKKRTCPLGWLRESPEKIPQDCRYEVQLGDSLVSMSGCSLECWQDVVQKACCPGYWGSQCYECPGGADTPCNGHGTCLDGIDRNGTCVCQENFSGSACQECRDPNRFGPDCQSVCSCVHGMCRHGPLGDGSCLCFAGYAGPRCDQELPICQALNCPQNSQCSAEAPTCSCLPGYTQQGSECRAPDPCQPSPCSPLAQCSVSPRGQAQCHCPENYHGDGTVCLPQDPCTTNNGGCPGNSTLCLYKRPGQASCSCKPGLVSINHNPSAGCFAYCYPYSCDRSATCQVTPDGRTSCVCKEGQVGDGRACYGHLLHEMQKASQMGLTFTRLRVTLAMMDQGCRDILTTSGPFTVLVASGISRTMNASVAQQLCRQYIIAGQHMLEESGTQPTRRWWTLAGQEITVTFNIFRKYTYKYKDQPQQTFTVHKANYPAANGVFHMVSALQGRPPLELPGDPKRTIGQILASTEVFTRFETILENCGLPSFLDGPGPFTVFAPSNEAVDSLRDGRLIYLFTMGLSKLQELVRYHIHSHSQLTIEKLISKGRVLTMANQVLAVNISEEGRILLGPDGVPLRRVDIQAANGVIHMLEGILLPPTILPILPKLCNEEQHRVVVGSCVDCQALNSSMCPPNSVKLDMSPEECIYTHDPIGLNVLKKGCAHYCNQTILKPGCCKGFFGPDCAQCPGGFSNPCYGKGNCSDGVQGNGACLCFPDYKGIACHICSNPNKHGDQCQEDCGCVHGLCDNRPGSMGVCQRGTCAPGFSGRFCNESMGSCGPTEQSQPCHLHARCVNRGGVARCLCLDGFEGDGFSCTPSNPCSRPDRGGCSENADCVPGAPGTNHCTCHKGWSGDGRVCVAIDECELDARGGCHADALCSYVGPGQSRCTCKLGFAGDGYVCSPIDPCRAGNGGCHDLATCRAVGGGQRVCTCPPGYGGDGFSCYGDIFQELEANAHFSVFYQWIKGAGITLPADSRVTALVPSESAIRRLSPEDQAFWLQPRMLPQLVRAHFLQGALSEEELARLDGQSVATLSPTTRWEIHNISGRVWVQNASVDVADLLATNGVLHILSQVLLPSRGDVLSGQGLLQQLDSVPAFHLFRELLQRHKLVPQIEAATAYTIFVPTNRSLEAQANSSSLDVDVVRHHVILGEALSMEALRRGGHRNSLLGPAHWLVFYNHSGQPEVNHVPLEGPVLGAPGRSLFGLSGVLTVGSSRCLHSHAEALREKCVNCSRKFRCTQGYQLEDTPKKSCVYRSGYSFSRGCSYTCAKKIQVPDCCPGFFGTLCEPCPGGLGGVCSGHGQCQDRLLGSGECRCHEGFHGTACEMCELGRYGANCTGVCDCAHGLCLEGLRGDGSCVCNAGWHGLRCDQKITGPQCPQKCDPNANCIRDSAAAPACVCAAGYSGNGISCSEVDPCAHDRGGCSPHANCTKVAPGQRTCTCLDGYTGDGELCQEVNGCLIHHGGCHTHADCIPTGPQQVSCSCREGYSGDGIRTCELLDPCSQNNGGCSPYAVCKSTGDGQRTCTCSAAHTVGDGFTCRARVGLELLRDKHASFFSLHLLEYKELKGEGPFTIFVPHADLMANLSQDELARIRANRQLVFRYHVVGCRQLRSQELLEAGYATTLSGHPLRFNEREGSVYINDFARVVSSDHEAVNGVLHFLDRILLPPEALHWEPDMAPTPRRNITAAAESFGYKIFSGLVTMAGLLPLLRDSSHRPLTMLWPTDSALRALPPDRQVWLYHEDHRDKLAAILRGHVIRNIEALASDLPNLGPLRTMHGTPISFSCSRARPGELTVGEEDARIVQRHLPFEGGLAYGIDQLLEPPGLGARCDRFETRPLWLKICSICGLEPPCPEGSQEQGSPEACWRYFSKFWTSPPLHSLALRSVWARPSHWGQPQGLGRGCYRNCVTTTWKPSCCPGHYGSECRACPGGASSPCSDHGVCMDGMSGTGYCRCRPGFAGTACELCAPGAFGPLCQACSCTSHGRCDEGLGGSGSCFCDERWTGPRCEVQLELQPVCAPPCAPQAVCRVGNSCECSLGYEGDGYTCTVVNLCQDGRGGCSEHANCSQVGTRVACTCLPDYEGDGWSCRARNPCEDGHRGGCSEHADCLNTGPNTRRCVCHAGYVGDGLHCLEEPEPPVDRCLDQPPPCHVDAVCTDLHFQEKRAGVFHLQATSGPYSLNFSEAEAACRAQGADLASLPQLSAAQQLGLHLCLVGWLANGSAAHPVIFPAADCGDGQVGVVSLGARKNLSERWDAYCYRVQDVACRCRDGFVGDGTSVCNGKLLDVLATTANFSTFYGMLLEYANATQRGLDFLDFLNDELTYKTLFVPVNEGFVDNMTLSGPDLELHASNTTFLSTNASQGTLLPAHSGLSLVISSVGPDNSSWAPVVPGAVAVSRVIMWDIVAFNGIIHALASPLLAPPQPRAVVAPEAPPVAAGVGAVVAAGALLGLVAGALYLRARGRATGFGFSAFQVEDDAADDFSPWQKGTSPTLVSVPNPVFGSPDAFCEPFDDSLLEEDCPDTQRILAVK